The following proteins are co-located in the uncultured Draconibacterium sp. genome:
- a CDS encoding sialate O-acetylesterase — MRRYTILFNVIFLFLLATFSNRTDAAVTLPQLVSNGMVLQRDVPLNIWGWAKPSEKVNVEFLGESYSTKADKNGDWQLELTATKGGGPFKMKINEIELSNILIGDVWLASGQSNMELQIRRVMDLYADEISKINNNQIRLFRSGTRENAETEKADYPNGAWLTATPENRMEFSAIAWFFANEIYKAKNVPIGIISTAIGGSPAEAWLSKEKVTPFLDSWLDRQADIDSMRTARKTEGEETKPYNWGVEVNKNDPGVGLWSKDDVDVSEWPTMSLPGYWSDKGVDLRNGSIWFYNEFNVPDSLSGKEAILRLGRIIDSDSAFVNGTFVGNITYQYPPRIYTIAGGVLKPGKNKVMVRVFCQGGKGGFVEEKPYEVRIGKQVIDLTGDWRYHVGAELNPPFSFGGLSFRPGGLYNSLISPMKKYAIKGVIWYQGETNAGRGFEYRQLFKDVILDWRSQLDQPDLPFLFVQLANLGIPNKQPVKSGWAETRDAQRRALELPNTGMAVAFDIGEWNDIHPLNKKEVAHRLALEAKRVAYGNQSIVSSGPLYESMKMKDGSIVLTFSSVGTGIYANSMLEGFQIAGKDGDFVWAKAVVLNKNTVKVWSENIKQPSAVRYAWDDNPAGSNLKNKEGLPASPFTTEK, encoded by the coding sequence ATGAGACGATATACCATTTTGTTCAATGTAATTTTCTTGTTTTTATTGGCAACTTTTTCCAATAGAACCGATGCTGCCGTAACATTACCTCAACTAGTAAGTAATGGAATGGTACTTCAACGCGATGTGCCGTTAAATATATGGGGTTGGGCCAAACCTTCAGAAAAAGTAAACGTGGAATTTTTGGGAGAAAGTTATTCAACCAAAGCAGATAAAAATGGGGATTGGCAGCTCGAACTTACGGCAACAAAAGGTGGTGGCCCCTTTAAAATGAAAATTAATGAAATTGAATTAAGCAATATTCTTATTGGCGACGTATGGCTGGCATCCGGACAGTCGAATATGGAATTGCAAATCAGGCGTGTAATGGATTTATATGCTGATGAAATTAGCAAGATAAATAACAATCAAATTCGTTTGTTTCGCTCGGGTACACGAGAGAATGCTGAAACCGAAAAAGCCGATTATCCGAATGGTGCCTGGCTGACTGCAACTCCAGAAAATAGAATGGAGTTTTCGGCCATTGCCTGGTTTTTTGCCAATGAGATTTACAAAGCCAAAAATGTACCAATTGGAATTATTAGTACTGCAATTGGAGGATCGCCAGCCGAAGCCTGGTTAAGCAAGGAAAAAGTTACTCCTTTTCTCGATTCGTGGTTGGATAGGCAAGCAGATATTGATTCGATGCGAACAGCACGCAAAACAGAAGGAGAGGAGACCAAACCATACAATTGGGGGGTAGAAGTAAATAAAAATGATCCCGGAGTTGGTTTATGGTCGAAGGATGATGTTGATGTTTCAGAATGGCCAACCATGTCATTGCCGGGTTACTGGTCGGACAAAGGAGTGGATTTAAGAAATGGATCGATTTGGTTTTACAACGAATTTAATGTGCCCGATTCTTTATCCGGTAAGGAGGCCATTCTGCGACTCGGGCGAATTATCGACAGTGACTCGGCATTTGTAAATGGTACATTTGTAGGAAACATTACCTACCAGTATCCTCCCCGAATTTATACTATTGCAGGAGGAGTTTTAAAACCGGGGAAAAATAAGGTAATGGTGCGTGTGTTTTGTCAGGGCGGAAAAGGTGGCTTTGTTGAGGAAAAACCATACGAAGTGCGGATTGGCAAACAGGTCATCGATTTAACAGGAGACTGGCGTTACCATGTAGGAGCAGAATTAAATCCTCCCTTTAGTTTTGGCGGGCTTTCGTTCAGACCGGGAGGCTTATATAACTCCCTAATTAGTCCAATGAAAAAGTATGCCATAAAAGGAGTGATCTGGTACCAGGGCGAAACCAATGCGGGGCGAGGATTCGAATACCGCCAGTTGTTTAAAGATGTTATTTTGGATTGGCGCTCGCAACTTGATCAACCTGATCTTCCGTTTTTATTTGTGCAGTTGGCTAATTTGGGTATTCCAAATAAACAACCGGTAAAAAGTGGCTGGGCTGAAACACGCGATGCACAGCGCAGAGCACTGGAGTTGCCAAATACTGGAATGGCAGTTGCTTTTGATATTGGCGAATGGAACGATATTCATCCACTCAATAAAAAAGAAGTTGCCCATAGGTTGGCGCTCGAAGCAAAACGTGTGGCTTATGGAAATCAGTCGATAGTTAGTTCCGGGCCGCTGTACGAATCAATGAAAATGAAGGATGGCAGTATTGTTTTAACTTTTTCATCGGTAGGTACAGGTATATACGCCAACAGTATGCTCGAAGGATTTCAGATTGCTGGAAAAGATGGAGATTTTGTTTGGGCAAAAGCAGTGGTTCTAAATAAAAATACGGTAAAAGTATGGAGTGAAAATATAAAACAACCAAGCGCAGTTCGCTACGCATGGGACGATAATCCTGCCGGATCGAACCTGAAAAATAAAGAAGGACTTCCCGCATCACCATTTACAACTGAAAAATAA
- a CDS encoding glycosyl hydrolase 115 family protein: MNSFYRRSLIRTILFLVLLQLAVVYPSFVSAQYDNNCITSFKNEGSFTLFESDQLAPLVIDKNDFPGVNAVAGWFINDLELVSGQTANLVQMGLPQTKQVVLAGSIGKNKWIDQLVAEGKLDVSDISGQLERSLTQVVENPFPGVEKALILAGSDKRGTIYAMLNLSRAMGVSPWYWWADVPVKKHEALYVKAGRFVTESPKVKYRGIFLNDEEPALGGWVREKFGGFNHQFYEKVFELILRQRGNFLWPAMWGKAFFDDDPANGPLADKLGIVMSTSHHEPLGRAQAEWHKYGSGPWDYNKNEKVLKDFWKKGMERNKDYETIVTVGMRGDGDEAMEEGTNISLLERIVIDQRKIIKDVTGKQAEKTPQVWALYKEVQDYYDAGMRVPDDVTLLLCDDNWGDVRKLPNINAPAHKGGYGMYYHVDYVGGPRSYRWINVSQIQRIWEQMNLTYRHGVDRIWVLNVGDLKPMEYPISFFLDMAWDPDAFKPDNLYKHTVDWCTEQFGEVYGADAARIINLYTKYNHRVTPELLDSETFSLDNYNEFERMRNDYRDLTLDALRIYNFIPNEYKDAFDQLVLFPTNASSNLYEMYYAQAKNHQLAENNDPEANYWAEIVKECFDRDSVFTDHYNKQIAGGKWSHQMDQIRIGYKTWAEPRQLIMPRVTRIELPEIPGSEMAFQEADGYVSIEALNYQKAKGNGEIKWKIIPDLGKTASGITTFPQNKYPGEDDSLYLEYKINFESTGTFEVHMLFSPTLNFNANKGLRYAVSLDSGEEQVVNINGMYRGELGKWQADRIIKTNTKHVIQKTGLHSLRFRVLEPGIVLQKILIDTGGLKPSYLGAPESKRIKF; the protein is encoded by the coding sequence ATGAACAGTTTTTATCGAAGAAGTTTAATTCGAACAATTCTCTTTTTAGTTTTGCTACAACTCGCGGTAGTATACCCATCGTTTGTTTCAGCACAGTACGATAACAACTGTATTACCTCTTTCAAAAACGAAGGTAGTTTTACCCTATTCGAAAGCGATCAGCTTGCACCGCTTGTAATTGATAAAAACGATTTCCCCGGTGTTAATGCAGTGGCCGGCTGGTTTATAAACGATTTGGAGTTGGTAAGCGGGCAAACCGCCAATCTGGTTCAAATGGGATTGCCGCAAACAAAACAGGTGGTTTTGGCTGGTTCTATTGGTAAAAATAAATGGATCGACCAGTTGGTTGCTGAAGGAAAACTGGATGTGTCAGACATCAGTGGACAATTGGAACGCAGTTTAACTCAGGTGGTAGAAAATCCTTTTCCCGGAGTGGAAAAAGCACTGATTCTGGCTGGTAGTGACAAACGGGGTACCATTTATGCAATGTTAAATTTATCTCGTGCAATGGGTGTTTCGCCGTGGTACTGGTGGGCCGACGTGCCTGTTAAAAAGCATGAAGCGCTTTATGTGAAAGCAGGTCGATTCGTAACAGAAAGTCCAAAGGTAAAATACCGCGGAATTTTTCTAAACGATGAAGAACCCGCTCTGGGTGGTTGGGTTCGAGAGAAGTTTGGGGGCTTTAATCATCAGTTTTATGAAAAGGTATTTGAATTGATTTTGAGGCAAAGAGGTAACTTCTTGTGGCCTGCAATGTGGGGGAAAGCGTTTTTTGATGATGACCCGGCAAATGGTCCTTTAGCAGATAAGCTGGGAATTGTAATGAGTACTTCGCACCACGAACCACTGGGAAGAGCACAGGCCGAATGGCATAAATACGGTTCAGGTCCTTGGGACTACAATAAAAATGAAAAAGTACTGAAGGATTTCTGGAAAAAGGGAATGGAGCGCAACAAGGATTACGAAACAATTGTAACTGTTGGAATGCGTGGCGACGGCGACGAAGCCATGGAAGAAGGTACCAACATTTCCCTGTTGGAACGTATTGTTATCGATCAAAGAAAAATTATAAAAGATGTAACGGGTAAGCAAGCAGAAAAAACACCGCAGGTTTGGGCACTCTATAAAGAAGTACAAGACTATTACGACGCCGGAATGCGTGTTCCCGACGATGTTACTTTGCTGCTTTGCGACGATAATTGGGGCGATGTTCGGAAACTTCCTAATATAAATGCGCCGGCACACAAAGGCGGTTACGGTATGTATTATCATGTTGATTACGTGGGGGGGCCACGAAGTTACCGATGGATTAATGTAAGCCAGATACAGCGGATATGGGAACAAATGAATCTAACATACAGACATGGAGTGGATCGCATTTGGGTGCTAAATGTTGGCGACTTGAAACCAATGGAATATCCGATTAGTTTTTTCCTCGATATGGCGTGGGATCCAGATGCTTTTAAACCTGACAACCTGTATAAACACACCGTTGATTGGTGTACTGAGCAGTTCGGTGAGGTGTACGGAGCTGACGCTGCCCGCATTATCAACCTGTACACGAAATACAATCACCGGGTTACTCCCGAATTGTTAGATTCAGAAACTTTTAGCCTGGATAATTACAACGAATTTGAGCGGATGCGCAACGATTACCGCGATCTTACACTCGATGCCTTGCGTATCTATAATTTTATTCCGAATGAATATAAAGATGCCTTCGATCAACTGGTCCTTTTCCCAACAAATGCAAGTTCAAACTTGTATGAAATGTATTATGCGCAGGCTAAAAACCACCAACTAGCCGAAAACAATGATCCGGAAGCGAATTACTGGGCCGAAATCGTTAAGGAGTGTTTCGATCGTGATTCGGTTTTTACCGATCACTATAATAAACAAATAGCAGGTGGTAAGTGGAGCCATCAAATGGATCAGATTCGAATAGGTTACAAAACATGGGCCGAACCCAGACAATTGATTATGCCCCGCGTAACAAGGATTGAGCTTCCTGAAATCCCGGGATCGGAGATGGCTTTTCAGGAAGCGGATGGATACGTTTCAATTGAAGCATTGAATTATCAAAAGGCAAAGGGAAATGGCGAAATAAAATGGAAAATTATCCCGGATCTCGGAAAAACAGCTTCAGGAATAACAACTTTCCCGCAGAACAAATATCCCGGAGAGGATGATTCGCTTTACCTGGAATACAAAATAAATTTTGAATCGACCGGCACTTTTGAAGTGCATATGCTTTTTTCTCCAACTCTAAATTTCAATGCCAATAAGGGATTGCGTTATGCTGTTTCGCTTGACAGCGGCGAAGAGCAGGTGGTTAACATCAACGGCATGTACCGGGGGGAGTTGGGGAAATGGCAAGCTGACAGGATAATTAAAACAAACACGAAGCATGTTATTCAGAAAACAGGTTTGCACAGTCTTCGTTTTCGGGTGCTCGAGCCGGGCATTGTACTACAGAAAATACTAATCGATACCGGAGGTTTAAAACCCAGTTATTTAGGTGCACCTGAAAGCAAACGAATAAAATTTTAA
- a CDS encoding dockerin-like protein yields the protein MNKKVRLLLSIVTIVLLASCTSKIPPLVYDHENTEKNLSQVVLPEFNQLPVVDKLTDPFAWSDGSGRSTDFKDWGKRRNEIAAEIQHYEIGPKPERPERISASFINDTLRVKITVNENTLTLTSAVILPEGDGPFPAVIGVGRGSGSLPPDIFASKNIAQIPYNFGDVLAWQQVRGNEPINKLYPELEYMGAYAAWSWGVSRLIDGLELVADDLPLDLRHLAITGCSFAGKMALYAGAFDERIALTIAQESGGGGAAAWRVSETLGNVETLAKTSHVWFMEEMFQFSNDVDKLPFDHHELMAMIAPRALLVLGNPDYEWLADESGYVSCRAAKRVWENFGIADRFGFSIVAGHPHCQLPDSQRPEVGAFIEKFLLGNENVDTNVAIHPFQDTDYLKWTDWWGTENK from the coding sequence ATGAACAAAAAAGTAAGACTGTTACTGTCAATAGTAACTATCGTGTTGCTTGCTTCATGTACTTCAAAAATTCCTCCTCTGGTTTATGACCATGAGAATACGGAAAAAAATCTTTCACAAGTAGTGTTACCCGAATTCAATCAGCTTCCGGTAGTTGATAAATTAACTGATCCATTTGCGTGGTCAGACGGCAGCGGTCGCTCAACGGATTTTAAAGATTGGGGTAAACGTCGTAACGAAATTGCAGCCGAAATTCAGCATTATGAAATTGGTCCAAAACCGGAACGTCCTGAAAGGATTTCAGCAAGTTTTATAAACGATACTTTAAGGGTGAAAATTACGGTCAATGAAAATACGCTCACTTTGACATCGGCAGTTATTTTGCCCGAAGGAGACGGTCCGTTTCCTGCAGTAATTGGAGTAGGCCGGGGCTCCGGCAGTCTTCCACCCGATATTTTCGCGAGTAAAAATATTGCACAAATCCCTTACAATTTTGGAGATGTTTTGGCGTGGCAGCAAGTTCGTGGAAACGAACCAATCAACAAATTGTATCCCGAATTGGAATACATGGGAGCCTATGCCGCATGGTCGTGGGGGGTGAGCCGCTTAATTGATGGTTTGGAACTGGTTGCCGATGACCTTCCTTTAGATTTAAGACATTTAGCAATAACCGGTTGTTCTTTTGCTGGTAAAATGGCACTTTATGCCGGCGCATTCGACGAACGAATTGCATTGACAATAGCACAGGAATCGGGTGGTGGTGGGGCTGCTGCCTGGCGTGTTTCTGAAACACTTGGAAATGTTGAAACCCTGGCTAAAACCAGTCATGTTTGGTTTATGGAAGAGATGTTTCAATTTTCCAATGATGTAGATAAACTGCCTTTCGATCATCACGAATTGATGGCTATGATTGCACCCCGCGCTCTTTTAGTATTGGGAAATCCCGATTACGAATGGTTGGCTGATGAGTCAGGGTATGTTTCTTGTCGGGCGGCCAAACGGGTTTGGGAAAACTTTGGCATTGCCGACAGGTTTGGCTTTTCAATTGTGGCAGGTCACCCACATTGCCAGTTACCCGATAGTCAACGGCCGGAAGTTGGAGCTTTTATAGAAAAGTTTTTGTTGGGGAATGAGAATGTTGATACGAATGTTGCGATACATCCTTTCCAGGATACGGATTACTTGAAGTGGACCGATTGGTGGGGGACAGAAAACAAATAA
- a CDS encoding DUF4982 domain-containing protein, which yields MEILREMGCNAIRMSHNPPAPELLELTDKMGFLVMDEIFDSWERKKTPHDFHLIFQDWSEPDTRAFIRRDRNCPSVISWSFGNEVGEQYTGEAGAAVAHRLYDFVKEEDPTRPTILAMNFAKPFMELPVVPDMIGLNYQGEGIRQDPMFEGTDRIRTAPQYDAFHKKFPEKVIVSTETASAFSSRGIYLFPVTNALSAPVRNGSGGDSKIHQVSSYELHAVDFGSSADKVFKSVESHPFVAGEFVWTGWDYLGEPTPYYEARSSYTGIIDLAGFKKDRFYLYQSFWRPDFPMVHILPHWNWVNRIGKITPVHVFTSGDEVELFLNDKSLGKKKKAKYEYRLRWDDVVYEPGKLKAVAYKNGKKWAQEEIKTTGDAALLIAEADRKEIKADGKDLSFVTVKIADENGLPIPDAENLIQFSIVGPGEIVATDNGNPADMRAFSSFERNAFSGLCLVIVKGKDGESGIIQLTMESEDIQQHTIQIQTR from the coding sequence TTGGAGATTTTGCGCGAAATGGGTTGTAATGCTATTCGGATGTCGCATAATCCTCCAGCCCCGGAGTTGCTTGAACTAACCGATAAAATGGGATTTCTTGTAATGGACGAGATTTTTGACTCATGGGAACGGAAAAAAACACCCCACGATTTTCATCTTATATTTCAGGATTGGTCGGAACCGGATACCCGTGCTTTTATTCGCCGCGACAGAAATTGTCCTTCGGTAATTAGCTGGAGTTTTGGAAACGAGGTAGGAGAACAATATACTGGTGAGGCTGGTGCTGCTGTAGCACATCGTTTGTATGATTTCGTAAAGGAAGAAGACCCGACCCGGCCAACAATTTTGGCAATGAATTTTGCAAAACCGTTTATGGAGCTTCCGGTAGTTCCGGATATGATTGGCTTAAACTATCAGGGAGAAGGCATTCGGCAGGATCCAATGTTTGAAGGGACCGACAGAATTCGTACAGCTCCACAATACGATGCATTTCACAAAAAATTTCCTGAAAAAGTTATAGTTAGTACTGAAACGGCATCGGCATTTAGCAGTCGTGGAATTTATCTGTTTCCGGTTACCAATGCTTTAAGTGCACCTGTTCGGAATGGTTCGGGTGGAGATTCAAAAATCCATCAGGTTAGTTCATATGAACTGCATGCCGTAGATTTTGGCTCAAGTGCCGATAAAGTGTTTAAATCGGTTGAAAGCCATCCTTTTGTGGCAGGCGAATTTGTTTGGACGGGCTGGGATTATCTGGGAGAACCAACTCCGTATTACGAAGCACGTAGCTCGTATACCGGAATAATTGATCTGGCAGGTTTTAAAAAGGACCGCTTTTATTTGTATCAATCGTTTTGGCGTCCCGATTTTCCGATGGTGCATATTTTACCACACTGGAATTGGGTCAACAGAATAGGAAAAATTACGCCCGTGCATGTTTTTACATCGGGTGATGAGGTGGAGTTATTCCTAAATGATAAATCGCTGGGGAAAAAGAAAAAAGCAAAATACGAATATCGTTTGCGGTGGGATGACGTGGTTTACGAACCTGGAAAGCTAAAAGCTGTTGCTTATAAAAATGGCAAAAAATGGGCACAAGAAGAGATTAAAACCACTGGCGATGCAGCACTTCTGATAGCAGAAGCTGACCGTAAAGAAATAAAAGCAGACGGTAAAGATCTTTCTTTTGTAACAGTAAAGATTGCTGATGAGAATGGCCTTCCGATTCCCGACGCTGAAAATCTTATTCAATTTAGTATTGTAGGTCCTGGCGAAATTGTTGCTACCGACAATGGAAATCCTGCCGATATGCGAGCTTTTTCATCGTTTGAACGGAATGCTTTTAGTGGATTGTGCCTTGTAATAGTAAAAGGGAAAGATGGGGAATCCGGAATCATTCAGCTAACAATGGAATCAGAGGATATTCAACAACACACCATTCAAATTCAAACAAGATAG
- a CDS encoding sugar-binding domain-containing protein, whose protein sequence is MPKFLLFFVAILFVSCVNENISFDSVRERISINDSWSFYKYESAEITDDLIYDVRPEVVERNVVKDADSKPTEAISLEIKSKVLKPWILPTANDFINDPNKKYMRPEGNPGGDFPFVQTNFDDSSWEKVDLPHDWAIKEPFQTGWDSEVGGGMGRLPVNGVAWYRKKLDIPASDAGKSVFLDLDGTMSYAMVWCNGKLVGGWPYGYASWRLDLTSYLIPGGTNQLAIRLDNPNYSARWYPGGGIYRNVWLIKTNPVHVAQFGTYITTDNVSEDSATVSLEVNIDNDSKSDVKIEVSSEVYLLNDEGRKVGKPVSKFLPINTSVAAGKNSSVKSSVAIKNPKLWGPPPTQKPNLYMALTKVLQDGKQIDSYETRFGIRSLTFNADKGIFVNGERIQIKGVNNHHDLGALGAAFNTRAAER, encoded by the coding sequence ATGCCAAAATTTCTACTTTTTTTTGTTGCAATTTTATTTGTTTCATGTGTGAATGAAAACATTTCTTTTGATTCTGTGAGAGAACGAATTTCTATTAATGACAGTTGGAGTTTTTATAAATACGAATCAGCAGAAATTACGGATGACTTGATTTATGATGTTCGTCCGGAGGTTGTAGAAAGGAATGTGGTTAAGGATGCAGATTCGAAACCAACTGAAGCGATAAGTCTGGAAATAAAATCAAAGGTTTTAAAGCCCTGGATATTACCAACGGCGAATGATTTTATAAACGACCCAAACAAAAAATATATGCGTCCGGAAGGTAATCCGGGTGGCGATTTCCCCTTTGTTCAAACTAATTTTGATGATAGTTCATGGGAAAAAGTTGACTTACCACATGATTGGGCCATTAAGGAGCCGTTTCAAACAGGTTGGGATTCAGAAGTTGGTGGAGGCATGGGACGCTTGCCTGTGAATGGAGTGGCCTGGTACCGTAAAAAACTGGATATTCCTGCCTCTGATGCCGGCAAATCTGTTTTTCTTGATTTGGATGGAACCATGTCGTATGCAATGGTTTGGTGTAACGGAAAATTGGTTGGGGGCTGGCCTTATGGTTACGCCTCATGGCGACTGGATTTAACTTCGTACCTGATTCCAGGAGGTACAAACCAATTGGCCATTCGTTTAGACAATCCCAATTATTCAGCGCGCTGGTATCCGGGAGGAGGTATCTATCGAAATGTATGGTTAATCAAAACAAACCCGGTTCATGTTGCCCAATTTGGTACGTATATCACAACAGATAATGTTTCCGAAGATTCGGCAACGGTTAGTTTGGAAGTAAACATCGACAATGATTCTAAATCAGATGTGAAGATTGAAGTTTCATCCGAAGTTTATTTACTGAATGATGAAGGACGCAAAGTTGGAAAGCCGGTGTCTAAATTTTTACCGATTAACACTAGTGTTGCAGCTGGTAAAAATTCCAGTGTAAAATCTTCTGTTGCTATTAAAAATCCAAAATTATGGGGCCCGCCACCAACACAAAAGCCCAATTTGTATATGGCGCTTACAAAAGTTTTACAAGATGGAAAACAAATCGATTCGTACGAAACGCGATTTGGTATTCGGTCTTTAACTTTTAATGCTGACAAGGGAATTTTTGTAAATGGTGAACGAATTCAAATTAAAGGTGTAAATAACCATCACGATTTGGGTGCTTTGGGCGCTGCATTTAATACCCGTGCCGCGGAACGGTAG
- a CDS encoding endo-1,4-beta-xylanase has translation MKYLNKFWLGAFALLALVSCEDYIMPDYIVDKPESLARLEYLNEYDVLKNYVDRSASPDFKLGAGVSVDGFNEQGLSYSHVSSNFDEMTAGWEMKHGAIVQSDGSLDLGRVENFVSKAQEAGITIYGHTLAWHANQNAEYLNGIIAPIKIPGAGGPAWEVLTEIDFEDDDATNYSLAGAEYSFSNNGDGRALTIVNPSKTENDWNVQLFVTFPQETVEGQQYRLTMDVKSADAGVSYPTQAHRSPGAYKHWNFFGAINPTTEWSEVSVETTIDGSTSECTTIAFNLGHNVTTYYFDNIKVEWLNPEASGPSWDVVSENNFESDNSNNYQGNSNAVMNFTASGEGAEGKGRALKITNDAVRANDWDSQFFFTFPDATQVGQKYILEMDVKADAPAAIPTQAHTVPYAYKHWDFFGQVSFTSEWTHFVKEITIADNTSEVTCIAFNLGATATSYYFDNIQVKWFNEEGGGQIIEMTPEEKRDTITSEMERFIAGMLGVTKDYVKAWDVVNEPMDDGNPYELKTGEGRELNSDEFYWQDYMGKDYAVTAFNLARQYGNSDDKFFINDYNLEYNLDKCKGIIQYVSYIESQGAQVDGIGTQMHININSDKDKISEMFTLLAATGKLIKISELDIGVEKQTTEATEADYEAQAEMYKFVVQKYLEIIPAGQQYGITAWSPLDSPTGSGWRAGEPIGLWNEGYYRKPAYAGFADGLSGE, from the coding sequence ATGAAATATTTAAATAAATTTTGGCTGGGTGCTTTTGCCTTACTGGCTTTGGTATCTTGTGAAGATTATATAATGCCCGACTATATTGTCGATAAACCAGAAAGTCTCGCACGGTTAGAATACCTGAATGAGTACGACGTACTGAAAAACTATGTTGATCGTAGTGCCAGCCCCGACTTTAAGTTGGGAGCCGGTGTGTCGGTGGATGGTTTTAACGAGCAAGGTTTGAGTTACAGTCATGTAAGTTCAAATTTTGATGAAATGACTGCCGGATGGGAAATGAAACATGGCGCAATTGTACAAAGCGACGGAAGTTTAGATTTGGGAAGAGTGGAAAACTTTGTATCTAAAGCTCAGGAAGCAGGAATTACAATCTATGGTCACACGCTTGCCTGGCATGCCAATCAAAATGCTGAATATTTGAATGGCATTATTGCTCCTATAAAAATTCCCGGAGCAGGTGGACCTGCCTGGGAAGTGCTAACCGAAATTGATTTTGAAGATGATGATGCAACAAACTATTCACTGGCTGGTGCTGAATATTCTTTTTCGAATAATGGCGATGGCAGAGCTTTAACCATTGTGAATCCATCAAAAACTGAAAATGACTGGAATGTACAGTTATTTGTAACTTTCCCACAGGAAACAGTTGAGGGACAACAGTATAGACTTACCATGGATGTGAAATCAGCTGATGCCGGTGTGAGTTATCCAACGCAGGCACATCGTTCTCCGGGTGCATATAAACACTGGAACTTTTTTGGTGCTATAAATCCAACAACAGAATGGAGTGAGGTTTCTGTTGAAACCACAATTGATGGTAGCACTTCAGAATGTACGACAATTGCATTTAATCTGGGTCACAATGTTACCACTTATTATTTTGATAATATAAAGGTTGAATGGTTAAATCCTGAAGCAAGTGGTCCAAGCTGGGATGTGGTTTCAGAAAATAATTTTGAATCGGATAATTCAAACAATTATCAGGGCAACTCAAATGCAGTAATGAATTTTACTGCTTCCGGCGAAGGTGCTGAAGGAAAAGGAAGAGCTCTGAAAATTACAAACGATGCCGTTCGTGCAAACGATTGGGACAGCCAGTTCTTTTTTACCTTCCCTGATGCTACTCAAGTGGGGCAGAAATACATTTTGGAGATGGATGTAAAAGCTGATGCACCGGCTGCAATTCCTACACAGGCACATACTGTACCGTATGCTTATAAACACTGGGATTTTTTCGGACAAGTTAGCTTTACTTCAGAATGGACTCATTTTGTAAAAGAAATTACCATTGCCGATAATACTTCAGAGGTAACTTGTATTGCTTTTAACCTGGGAGCCACTGCAACCAGCTATTATTTCGATAATATACAGGTAAAATGGTTTAACGAAGAAGGTGGAGGTCAGATAATTGAAATGACACCGGAAGAAAAAAGAGATACCATTACCAGCGAAATGGAAAGGTTTATTGCTGGAATGTTAGGTGTTACAAAGGATTACGTAAAAGCCTGGGATGTTGTAAACGAACCTATGGATGATGGCAATCCTTATGAATTGAAAACGGGTGAAGGTCGTGAATTGAATAGCGATGAGTTCTACTGGCAGGATTACATGGGTAAAGATTATGCAGTAACTGCCTTTAATTTGGCCCGTCAATATGGAAATTCTGATGATAAATTCTTTATTAATGATTATAATCTCGAATATAATCTTGATAAATGTAAAGGTATCATTCAGTATGTTTCATACATTGAAAGTCAGGGAGCGCAGGTTGATGGTATAGGTACTCAAATGCACATCAATATAAATAGTGATAAAGACAAGATTAGCGAAATGTTTACTTTGCTTGCAGCAACAGGTAAACTTATAAAAATTTCAGAATTGGATATCGGTGTTGAAAAACAGACGACAGAAGCAACTGAAGCAGATTACGAGGCGCAGGCTGAAATGTACAAGTTTGTAGTACAAAAGTATCTCGAGATAATTCCTGCCGGTCAACAATATGGAATTACAGCGTGGAGCCCTCTTGACAGTCCTACAGGTTCTGGCTGGAGAGCTGGCGAACCCATTGGATTATGGAATGAAGGTTATTATCGCAAACCCGCATATGCTGGTTTTGCCGATGGTTTATCTGGAGAATAG